The following proteins come from a genomic window of Bactrocera tryoni isolate S06 chromosome 1, CSIRO_BtryS06_freeze2, whole genome shotgun sequence:
- the LOC120771385 gene encoding carbonic anhydrase 2-like, with translation MVLRKPLLLFLQLLAARQIADQSAPQWDYRDTNRWIADYPTCGGSQQSPINLDHYTSIGSLKPALKFRNYAQPFAGRLTLVNNGHTADIALPETVRGPRPTITGGLLDGVYEAQSVHFHWGAPGGARGSEHTVNGYRYDVEIHIVHKNMKYGNAQEAMQHPDGLAVLAVMINIVDIPQTYYPGLNIVFNSLPRVRAANTNTTIINQLSLNHFLGDVDTRNFFAYRGSLTTPPCSEAVTWHVFPRPLLISREMIQRFFELRQTNGAPLWNNYRPLQALNRRQVYRRKGGI, from the exons ATGGTGCTAAGAAAACCGTTGTTGCTGTTTCTGCAGCTTTTGGCTG CCCGCCAAATAGCGGATCAGAGTGCGCCACAGTGGGATTACCGTGATACAAATAGATGGATCGCAGATTATCCAACTTGTGGTGGATCGCAACAGTCGCCGATCAATTTGGATCATTATACG TCTATCGGATCGCTCAAGCCGGCTTTGAAGTTCAGAAACTATGCACAGCCGTTCGCTGGCCGACTGACGCTCGTCAATAACGGTCACACAG CTGACATAGCACTGCCGGAGACTGTACGTGGACCGCGACCAACTATCACAGGCGGTCTGTTGGATGGCGTCTACGAAGCGCAGTCGGTGCATTTTCATTGGGGTGCGCCAGGTGGTGCTAGGGGTTCGGAGCACACCGTAAATGGTTACCGTTACGATGTGGAAATCCACAttgtgcataaaaatatgaaatatggcAACGCACAGGAAGCAATGCAACATCCAGACGGTTTGGCTGTGTTGGCCGTTATGATTAACATTGTGGAC ATTCCGCAAACTTATTACCCAGGCCTGAATATAGTTTTCAATTCATTACCCAGAGTGCGGGCGGCCAACACGAACACGACTATCATTAATCAACTTAGCTTGAATCACTTTCTGGGTGATGTGGATACCCGAAACTTTTTCGCCTACAGAG GCTCACTGACCACACCGCCCTGTTCGGAAGCGGTTACCTGGCACGTTTTTCCCAGACCGCTTTTGATATCACGTGAAATG ATCCAAAGATTCTTCGAACTGAGACAGACCAATGGTGCACCGTTATGGAACAACTATCGGCCATTGCAAGCATTGAATAGGCGCCAGGTTTATCGGCGTAAAGGCGGTATTTAG